CTGCCCCACGAGGGTCCATCGGCCTGGTACCGCCGTCCGGCGTTCTGGGCCTGGGTCAGTTTTGCGATTTTCGTGGTCCTGAATATTGTTTTCTGGTAATCCAGTGGAGGCAATCCGATGAGCGACAACCTTCAGATGAGCCTGTCAATCTGGTTCCTGTGCGGAATAATCCTGGGAGTTTACGGGATAACAGTCACCGCCAGCGGAATCTTCAACGCTCTGAATCCTCCGCCTGTTTTCGGCGCCGAATACCACCTGGATATTGTCTGGGGCCTGGTGCTGCTGTGCGCAGGAGTTGCGTTCATGGTCCTGCAGCGTCCCTCGCGGGTAAACCGTCTTCGGAGCGAAAAAAAGCTTTAAGAGAAAAGCTGTAAGGACGCGGGCCGGCACGTTCATTGCTTTCCACCGCGCCCCTTCATCCCCCCTCACGGCGGCTCCTGCAATGAACGTGCCGGCCCGCCTGCTGCTTAGTTCAAGAATCTGGCCGATACTCTACTCGGACAGGCAAGGGTATATGAACAGGGGCTGCCCGGTCGATCCGGAGCAGCCCCTGTCCTGTTGATTCTTCGGATTAACAAATTAAGAACTGCGAAAAGTTGCAGGGGCGCACCCCAAGTATCCGCCCGGGCTTCAAAGTTCATATGTCGATTTCCGCTTGCGAGCCACCACAATCTGCGTCCTGCCAAAAAACAGCGAAAGTGAGTGCATCTGCCTGTTGATCTCCCGGTTGGCCTCGCGTTGACGGTCGTCCGGCTCGCTGGCGAGCGTGCGGCCTGTGAGAATGTAACTGAGCGGCCAGAGCAGGGCGAGTGCCAGGCTGCTTCTGCGGATATGGTCCGTGTCCACTCGCTCTATTTTAAGCCCCGCCGTGTGCAGGATATGGCGAAACTGCCAGAAAGTGAGCGGATAGATATGCTCGATATAACGGTTGCGCTCGTACTCACTCGACGGCCTCACGGCCAGTGCGTAGAACCCTGTCAGCAGAAACCGTAACCGGCTGGCGGCGTTGTTGATATTGGGCGAGGTGATTACCAGTGTGCCGCCGGGCGCCAGCACGCGGGCCAATTCGCGGGCGAAAGCGTACTGGTGCTCCAGATGTTCGATTCCCTCGCAGCAGACCACCAGCTCGAACGAGTTGTCGGCGTAAGGCAACGGGTCGTCCAGGTCTCCTTTGGTCAACCGCACTCCTGTTTTATCGGCAACAAAGTTTTCCGGTGCGATATCCAGCGCTTCCACCCGGTGGCCCAGCCGGACCAGTTCCGCGCTGAGAGCTCCGCGACCCGGAGCGAGTTCCAGCGCGCGGCATGGCGCCAGTTCCGCGATCATACTCGCCACCTTGCGCTCCAGCCGCGAAAGTCCTGAACTTTGCAAGCTACTCAACCTCCACGTATTTTTCGTTAAACACCCCGCTGGCGACATCGCGCACCCGTACCCGCCAGTCGCCCGGCTTGTCATTCAGCGCCAGTTGAAACGACTGCCTGCCCCTACCCGCGGCAGTGGAAACGTTGCCGCTGTAGTGACCAAGTTTCTCTCCTTCCGGCCCGTAGACCTCCACGACGAACACGTGAGGTCCGGCCGAGGGCAGACTGGCGGCGCTACTCTCTGTTGACGCGGCCAGATTTACCCCGAACGAGAACTGGACTTTGCCGCCCCGGTGAGCCCGCCGCGGCAACTCCAGCGCAACATCCGTCACCTGGTAGGGCAGGCTGGCCAGCAGCTTGATTTCGCCGGTGGTGATCGGGGTGCGGATCGTGCGGCCGCGGCCCAGGTAGCGC
This window of the Candidatus Glassbacteria bacterium genome carries:
- a CDS encoding class I SAM-dependent methyltransferase — protein: MTSRATGGYGCAMSPAGCLTKNTWRLSSLQSSGLSRLERKVASMIAELAPCRALELAPGRGALSAELVRLGHRVEALDIAPENFVADKTGVRLTKGDLDDPLPYADNSFELVVCCEGIEHLEHQYAFARELARVLAPGGTLVITSPNINNAASRLRFLLTGFYALAVRPSSEYERNRYIEHIYPLTFWQFRHILHTAGLKIERVDTDHIRRSSLALALLWPLSYILTGRTLASEPDDRQREANREINRQMHSLSLFFGRTQIVVARKRKSTYEL